Proteins encoded in a region of the Halarcobacter mediterraneus genome:
- a CDS encoding DUF445 family protein, translating to MTKTDITNIVTLLIMAFGYSNDNHTIFMIGLFALSGAITNTLAIHMLFEKVPFLYGSGVIEKKFEAFKQAIHNLLMNEFFTKENLTKFFKEEVSSAKSTVDFEKLLNKTDFTPAYDSLKESVVESPFGGMLGMFGGEAALEPLKEPFVKKLKASIIKISQTDSFQAVLNEALSSKDLSDDVHEKLSKIVNARLEELTPKMVKELVQNMIKEHLTWLVIWGAVFGGLIGFVSTIII from the coding sequence ATGACTAAAACTGATATTACAAATATAGTTACTTTACTTATTATGGCTTTTGGTTATTCAAATGATAATCATACAATTTTTATGATAGGTTTATTTGCTTTAAGTGGAGCCATTACAAATACTTTAGCTATTCATATGCTTTTTGAAAAAGTGCCATTTTTGTATGGAAGTGGTGTTATAGAAAAAAAGTTTGAAGCCTTTAAGCAAGCAATTCATAACTTACTTATGAATGAATTTTTTACAAAAGAAAATCTTACAAAATTTTTTAAAGAAGAAGTTTCAAGTGCAAAAAGTACAGTTGATTTTGAAAAATTATTAAATAAAACTGACTTTACTCCTGCTTATGACTCTTTAAAAGAATCCGTAGTAGAATCACCTTTTGGAGGAATGCTAGGAATGTTTGGTGGAGAAGCTGCATTAGAACCATTAAAAGAACCTTTTGTAAAGAAACTAAAAGCTTCAATTATAAAAATTTCTCAAACAGACTCTTTTCAAGCAGTTTTAAATGAAGCATTAAGCTCTAAAGATTTAAGTGATGATGTTCATGAAAAATTAAGTAAAATTGTAAATGCAAGATTAGAAGAATTAACACCAAAAATGGTTAAAGAATTAGTTCAAAATATGATAAAAGAACATTTAACTTGGCTTGTAATTTGGGGTGCAGTTTTTGGTGGACTAATTGGATTTGTTAGTACAATTATTATATAG
- the mfd gene encoding transcription-repair coupling factor has product MKNIYEYLKKLKDEKKLKECQLLIVNDDKQAQEASDIVSFLGFKPFCLADFRANYGDDLLSFSTELQDITKVLNEYYSYKKQDKILIAPIRTASFPLPKDKCFDSFEISFADTLNLEELKTKLYNWGYYFVDIVTSEAEVSIRGDILDICPLGSEIGYRISLFDDEVESIREFDIEDQKSSKDEIESFKITPAFLALDEDSLDEINEQIESVESDAFIKDIHSLGFWYLGELGEYLPQRLNSYVTLEALDELEEVYVFEEKRINKDKFLTLPQIFNSKSYQEISPANIKDFLTFHEDKKVTIISSSEAKVKSFDLELSNSNINFCFENYIINLIGNDEIIISLNKEIKKRRKKKVKLVLDELQVGDFVVHETHGIGQYRGIDPVVVMGAKRDFVVVTYAGDDKLLIPVENIDLIDRYVSDGSSYAVVDKLGKGSFAKLKEKVKDKLFAIANDIIKIAAARELINGIKINTDKQVLKDFQNSAGFEYTKDQARSVREIFEDLSSGRVMDRLLSGDVGFGKTEVAMNAILATVLDGHQAIFVCPTTLLATQHFHGMQKRFEEFGIRMAKLDGKSTTKEKNQVKKALEDGSLDLVVGTHSLLSVKTNDLALVIIDEEHKFGVKQKEKLKELRDDVHIFSMSATPIPRTLNLALSKLKGMSSLLTPPSERLGVRTYVKEYSDKLIKEIVLREKRRGGQLFYVHNNIASIEAKKADIEEIVPNIRIEIIHSKIKPKEAEEIIEKFDNKEFDILLATSIVESGLHLPNANSIIIDGADRFGIADLHQLRGRVGRSDKEGFCYYVVEDKKQITNDAIKRLVALESNSYLGSGTALAHQDLEIRGGGNIIGEAQSGHIKQIGYGLYLKMLEDALASLSGETKEEAKTVDIKLAISAFISSDYIVEDRVRLELYRRLSKCHSKQEVYEIEEEMEDRFGKPDIPTKQFLELIIIKILALEQQIKTISSYEMNITFTKNDDTKETIKSSSKDDDDIIDATLKFLNKKK; this is encoded by the coding sequence GTGAAAAACATATATGAATATTTAAAAAAACTAAAGGATGAAAAAAAATTAAAAGAGTGTCAACTTTTAATTGTAAATGATGATAAACAAGCTCAAGAAGCAAGTGATATTGTCTCTTTTTTAGGTTTTAAACCCTTTTGTTTAGCAGATTTTAGAGCAAACTATGGAGATGATTTATTATCTTTTTCTACAGAACTTCAAGATATTACAAAAGTTTTAAATGAGTATTACTCATATAAAAAACAAGACAAAATATTAATTGCTCCAATTAGAACAGCTTCATTTCCCTTACCAAAAGATAAGTGCTTTGACTCATTTGAGATAAGTTTTGCAGATACTTTAAATTTAGAAGAGTTAAAAACAAAACTTTATAACTGGGGATACTATTTTGTAGATATTGTTACAAGTGAAGCAGAAGTTTCTATAAGAGGAGATATTTTAGATATCTGTCCTTTAGGAAGTGAAATTGGATATAGAATATCACTTTTTGATGATGAAGTAGAAAGTATTAGAGAGTTTGATATTGAAGATCAAAAATCATCAAAAGATGAGATTGAAAGTTTTAAAATCACTCCTGCTTTTTTAGCTTTAGATGAAGATTCATTAGATGAAATAAATGAGCAAATAGAAAGTGTAGAAAGTGATGCTTTTATTAAAGATATTCACTCTTTAGGTTTTTGGTATTTAGGTGAACTAGGTGAATATTTACCTCAGAGATTAAACTCATATGTAACACTTGAAGCTTTAGATGAGTTAGAAGAAGTTTATGTATTTGAAGAAAAAAGAATAAATAAAGATAAGTTTTTAACTCTACCTCAGATATTTAACTCAAAATCATATCAAGAAATATCACCAGCAAATATAAAAGATTTTTTAACTTTCCATGAAGATAAGAAAGTAACTATTATCTCTTCTTCTGAAGCGAAGGTAAAATCTTTTGATTTAGAGCTTTCTAATTCAAATATAAACTTTTGTTTTGAAAACTATATTATTAATCTTATTGGAAATGATGAGATAATCATTTCACTTAATAAAGAGATTAAAAAAAGAAGAAAAAAGAAAGTAAAACTTGTACTTGATGAACTTCAAGTAGGAGATTTTGTAGTTCATGAAACCCATGGAATAGGTCAATATAGAGGAATAGACCCAGTTGTAGTTATGGGAGCAAAAAGAGATTTTGTTGTTGTAACTTATGCAGGGGATGATAAGTTACTAATTCCTGTAGAAAATATTGATTTAATTGATAGATATGTTAGTGATGGAAGTTCTTATGCTGTAGTTGATAAACTAGGTAAGGGAAGCTTTGCAAAACTAAAAGAGAAAGTAAAAGATAAACTATTTGCTATTGCAAATGATATTATCAAAATTGCAGCTGCAAGAGAACTAATTAATGGAATAAAAATAAATACTGACAAACAAGTATTAAAAGATTTCCAAAATAGTGCAGGCTTTGAATACACGAAAGATCAAGCAAGAAGTGTAAGAGAAATCTTTGAGGACTTAAGTTCTGGAAGAGTTATGGATAGACTTCTTTCAGGTGATGTTGGTTTCGGTAAAACAGAAGTAGCAATGAATGCAATTTTAGCAACTGTTTTAGATGGACACCAAGCTATCTTTGTATGTCCAACTACTTTACTTGCAACACAACACTTCCATGGTATGCAAAAAAGATTTGAAGAGTTTGGTATAAGAATGGCTAAACTTGATGGAAAATCAACTACAAAAGAAAAAAATCAAGTTAAAAAAGCTCTTGAAGATGGAAGTTTAGACTTAGTAGTTGGAACTCACTCTTTATTAAGTGTAAAAACAAATGATTTAGCTCTTGTAATTATTGATGAAGAGCATAAATTTGGGGTAAAACAAAAAGAGAAGTTAAAAGAGCTTAGAGATGATGTTCATATTTTCTCAATGTCTGCAACACCAATTCCAAGAACTCTTAATTTAGCCCTTAGTAAACTAAAAGGTATGAGTTCACTTCTTACTCCTCCAAGTGAGAGACTAGGAGTAAGAACTTACGTAAAAGAGTATAGTGACAAGCTTATAAAAGAGATTGTTTTAAGGGAAAAAAGACGTGGTGGTCAACTTTTCTATGTACATAATAATATTGCTTCAATTGAAGCTAAAAAAGCTGATATAGAAGAGATTGTTCCTAATATAAGAATAGAGATTATTCACTCTAAAATCAAACCAAAAGAAGCAGAAGAAATAATCGAGAAATTTGATAATAAAGAGTTTGATATCTTACTTGCAACTTCAATTGTAGAATCAGGACTTCACTTACCAAATGCAAACTCAATTATTATTGATGGAGCAGATAGATTTGGTATTGCTGATTTACACCAGTTAAGAGGTAGAGTTGGAAGAAGTGATAAAGAAGGTTTCTGTTACTACGTTGTTGAAGATAAAAAACAAATTACTAATGATGCTATAAAAAGATTAGTTGCTTTAGAATCTAACTCTTACTTAGGAAGTGGAACTGCTTTAGCTCACCAAGATTTAGAAATTAGAGGTGGTGGAAATATCATCGGTGAAGCACAAAGTGGACATATCAAACAAATTGGTTATGGACTATATTTAAAGATGTTAGAAGATGCTCTTGCTAGTTTAAGTGGAGAGACAAAAGAAGAAGCTAAAACTGTTGATATCAAATTAGCTATTTCTGCATTTATCTCAAGTGATTATATTGTTGAAGATAGAGTAAGACTTGAACTATATAGAAGACTTTCTAAATGTCACAGTAAACAAGAGGTTTATGAAATAGAAGAAGAGATGGAAGATAGATTTGGGAAACCAGATATTCCAACAAAGCAATTCTTAGAATTAATCATTATAAAAATACTTGCATTAGAGCAGCAAATTAAAACTATCTCATCTTATGAGATGAATATAACATTTACAAAAAATGATGATACAAAAGAGACAATAAAAAGTTCAAGCAAAGATGATGATGATATTATCGATGCTACATTAAAGTTTTTAAATAAGAAAAAGTAA
- the nadN gene encoding NAD nucleotidase produces MKKTYLSIISLFIVMGLFVGCGSSSSSDDNYKLSIFHVNDTHSHIEGESMTLEFDGVETSVSVGGYARYVTKLNELKENKPNSLILNAGDVFQGTLYYSLFKGEADAAVMNLISWDAYALGNHEFDDSDEGLKSFLDMLDEDISVISANVVPQAGNILEGYWQPYVIKEVNGEKVGIIGIDIVGKTKNSSNPSDEITFLNETVTAQKYIDELTSLGVDKIVLLTHQGFSNDITMAQNLTGVDVIVGGDSHTLVGDFSAFGLESTVKEYPTVKQSKEGKKVCVVQAWEYGHILGDLDVTFNDKGEVLSCSGNPLLLVGNEFTQEDGEGNDQTVNDTVKASITKTIEETSNIEIVNEDEYTLTVVNTYADLVDEKKSVVIGTASERLGHNRIPGDIKDGVAALPLGSDIAPIVAKSFYDLSNLADACIQNAGGVRVAIETGDVTMGDAYTLLPFANTLFELQMYGSEIKQVLEDALTNTIAEDGSTGSFPYSYGLRYDVDLSAAANNRISNLEIKNRETGTWSTISNDTMYTIVTNSYTAGGKDGYLTFKTVQDERGKGVDTYLDYAMSFVKYMETLTANGETLQKLPSEDHPIKSFVGIE; encoded by the coding sequence ATGAAAAAAACATATTTAAGTATAATCTCTTTATTTATAGTAATGGGATTATTTGTTGGATGCGGAAGTTCATCAAGTAGTGATGATAATTATAAGTTATCAATTTTTCATGTTAATGATACACATTCACATATAGAAGGTGAGTCTATGACATTAGAGTTTGATGGAGTTGAAACATCTGTTTCTGTTGGAGGTTATGCAAGATATGTAACGAAATTAAATGAGTTAAAAGAAAATAAACCCAACTCTTTAATCTTAAATGCAGGAGACGTTTTTCAAGGAACACTTTATTATTCATTATTTAAAGGAGAAGCAGATGCTGCTGTTATGAATCTTATTTCATGGGATGCATATGCTTTAGGAAACCATGAATTTGATGATTCAGATGAAGGTTTAAAATCATTTTTAGATATGTTAGATGAAGATATCTCAGTAATTTCTGCAAATGTAGTTCCTCAAGCAGGAAATATCTTAGAAGGATATTGGCAACCATATGTGATAAAAGAAGTAAATGGAGAAAAAGTTGGTATTATTGGAATTGATATTGTAGGAAAAACAAAAAATTCTTCTAATCCAAGTGATGAAATCACTTTTCTTAATGAGACTGTAACAGCACAAAAATATATTGATGAATTAACTTCTTTAGGTGTTGATAAAATTGTATTACTAACACACCAAGGTTTTTCAAATGATATTACAATGGCTCAAAACCTAACAGGAGTTGATGTTATTGTTGGTGGAGATTCTCATACTTTAGTAGGTGATTTTTCGGCTTTTGGTTTAGAAAGTACAGTTAAAGAATATCCTACAGTAAAACAATCTAAAGAAGGTAAGAAAGTTTGTGTTGTTCAAGCTTGGGAATATGGTCATATTTTAGGTGATTTAGATGTTACTTTTAATGATAAGGGAGAAGTGCTTTCTTGTAGTGGAAATCCATTACTTTTAGTTGGAAATGAATTTACACAAGAAGATGGAGAAGGCAATGACCAAACTGTAAATGATACAGTAAAAGCTTCAATTACAAAAACTATAGAAGAAACTTCAAATATAGAAATCGTGAATGAAGATGAATATACTTTAACTGTAGTAAATACATATGCTGATTTAGTAGATGAAAAAAAATCTGTAGTAATTGGAACAGCAAGTGAAAGATTAGGACACAACAGAATCCCAGGAGATATTAAAGATGGTGTTGCAGCACTACCTTTAGGAAGTGATATCGCTCCAATCGTTGCAAAATCATTTTATGATTTAAGTAATTTAGCAGATGCTTGTATTCAAAATGCAGGTGGAGTTAGAGTTGCCATAGAAACAGGTGATGTTACTATGGGAGATGCTTACACTTTACTTCCTTTCGCAAATACATTATTTGAACTTCAAATGTATGGAAGTGAAATTAAACAAGTATTAGAAGATGCTTTAACAAATACAATAGCTGAAGATGGTTCAACTGGTTCTTTCCCTTATTCTTATGGATTAAGATATGATGTTGACTTAAGTGCAGCAGCAAATAATAGAATCTCTAACTTAGAAATCAAAAATAGAGAAACAGGAACATGGTCTACAATTAGTAATGATACTATGTATACAATAGTAACTAACTCATATACAGCAGGTGGAAAAGATGGTTATCTTACATTTAAAACTGTTCAAGATGAGAGAGGAAAAGGTGTTGATACTTATTTAGATTATGCAATGAGTTTTGTTAAATATATGGAAACATTAACTGCAAATGGAGAAACTCTTCAAAAACTTCCAAGTGAAGACCACCCAATAAAAAGTTTTGTTGGAATAGAATAA
- a CDS encoding DUF1007 family protein, translated as MKNIFLSILVMNSLAFCHPHYFLDSKLEIKEDSIRNIWKFDRLNSRILMFEFDRNRNNKFEENEKKEFIKTHFKKLKSNNYNIFLADEEGEYLIKPENSNIVFENKKVQIIFDINHKLLKETTICLIDEKIYMAYRLEELKSSFNTEIQKSEYDYCVGVYK; from the coding sequence ATGAAAAATATATTCTTAAGTATATTAGTGATGAACTCTTTGGCTTTTTGTCATCCTCACTATTTCTTAGATTCCAAACTTGAGATAAAAGAAGATAGTATAAGAAATATCTGGAAGTTTGATAGATTAAACTCCAGAATACTAATGTTTGAATTTGATAGAAATAGAAATAATAAATTTGAAGAAAATGAAAAGAAAGAGTTTATAAAAACTCATTTTAAAAAATTAAAAAGCAATAATTATAATATTTTTTTAGCTGATGAAGAAGGTGAATATCTTATTAAACCAGAAAACTCAAATATAGTTTTTGAAAATAAAAAAGTTCAAATAATCTTTGATATTAATCATAAGTTATTAAAAGAAACAACAATTTGTCTTATTGATGAAAAAATTTATATGGCTTACAGATTAGAAGAACTTAAATCAAGTTTTAATACAGAAATACAAAAGAGTGAATATGATTATTGTGTAGGAGTTTATAAATGA
- a CDS encoding nickel/cobalt transporter, whose protein sequence is MTELSNTFLNFVIGTQQKINLIITDSFDKLDSGDSSMFLYILLVSFLYGLIHALGPGHGKMVIASYFLVKGAKSKEAFKAGFLTSVIHTISALVITAILYLFFESTITSYFEQINMNMYKVSAIFIISIALYLLYDTFKDRNVKEKEERVGNKSLLAVSMSIGIVPCPGVMSIVLFSIILGYINLGVLSAIAMSIGMGITISLAAILSTQVKKTKYKNISSLMYKASYVGIFLLLILGILLLV, encoded by the coding sequence ATGACAGAATTATCAAATACTTTTCTAAATTTTGTAATAGGAACACAGCAAAAAATAAATCTAATAATCACAGATTCTTTTGATAAATTAGATAGTGGTGATTCTTCAATGTTTTTATATATTTTATTGGTTTCTTTTCTTTATGGTTTAATTCATGCTTTAGGTCCAGGACATGGGAAAATGGTTATTGCAAGTTATTTCCTTGTAAAAGGAGCAAAGTCAAAAGAAGCTTTTAAAGCAGGATTTTTAACTTCTGTAATTCATACAATTTCAGCTTTAGTGATTACAGCTATTTTGTATTTATTTTTTGAATCAACAATTACAAGTTATTTTGAGCAAATAAATATGAATATGTATAAAGTCTCTGCAATTTTTATTATTAGTATTGCTTTATATTTATTATATGATACCTTTAAAGATAGAAATGTAAAAGAAAAAGAAGAAAGAGTAGGTAATAAAAGTCTTCTAGCTGTTTCAATGTCAATAGGAATAGTTCCTTGTCCTGGAGTTATGTCGATTGTATTATTTTCTATAATTTTAGGATATATAAATTTAGGTGTTTTAAGTGCAATAGCTATGAGTATAGGAATGGGGATAACTATTTCATTAGCAGCAATTTTATCTACACAAGTAAAAAAAACAAAATATAAAAACATAAGTTCTTTAATGTATAAAGCTTCTTATGTAGGAATATTTTTATTATTGATTTTAGGAATTTTATTATTAGTATGA
- a CDS encoding choice-of-anchor I family protein has translation MKKTYLSISLCALLATFTFSGCGSSSSSSDDNTTTTSTGTLQLNPYLANVEYMCGNNTGITNNNGEFTYKDGNTCTFEIGGVSLSSSASSNITIDEIANQNENISSEALATYLIAKMSLKTGQSYDVNSLPEVFELPDDIKGSASNALSFKSIDSLRTSLNDEALLEKIDSIRYSVASKFAKKVSVSFEEIATPITDEEKLTQQASKKVYVNGQEQSIAYTTIMRTGYSDNGEILGQSKDYQDNLITFDDGSPYICNGTNDGQGSGMDFTSLHNVDGKLYVISQYECALGSYYMLELEQDSSTGKLTPKANTLQYVSQKDEFGGWVHCAGQKTPWNSHLSSEEYEPDTKQVEAGANPETGLVGDGYYDDVLTKFWKGDASKISSYYYGWTPEVKIENGKPVYSKHYSMGRFSHELSYVMPDKRTVYMSDDGTNVGLFMFVADKEEDLTAGTLYAAKWNQTSENGVGTGTADLEWVNLGHATNDEIRNIIDPDGNIATNDAPKFTDIFDEVAPTNGECATGYTSISANGIGQECLKIKEGMEKAASRLEVRRYAAMKGATTEFRKEEGITFDKNSGTLYVAMSEVRKGMEDNSSNDEGGPNHIRVEANKCGAVYGLDISTDTSDSSGKDINSDYVVKNMYSILQGTEMTYSDDSIYAGNTCDVNGISNPDNVSFLENSNTLIIGEDTGSHKNNVVWAYNIKTKELTRTFTTPLGAETTSPFWYADLKDGYGYLGVVTQHPSLESTDGGESAFGYVGPFKNLTQVSDSTSISSITKIATYKTQKEGGTEIVAFDKDSKKMFTTNGADNTLDITPITYNNDEMSLGTVNSIDLSPYGAGVQSVAVKKSKVAVAIGSSNKVEEKGKVVVFDTNGSLISQTQVGYLPDMVTFNEEGTKVIVANEGEPSAKTGIYIDVVGSVGVITLENADSENNTNGYAEVDFGSASLTNANDGTPVRLGGTPSNDKALDIEPEYITVSGEYAYVTLQENNAIAKVDISSETPTIELVKSLGAKDYSSENTIDIEEEGETLLKNYKGLYGLYMPDSIASYEVNGKTYLVTANEGDGREYCSDEDPDCDNPVFIDEAKIKKLDLSSDIASAYENENDLKVITDMGDTNSDGTYEKLYAFGARSFTIWDENANLIWDSKDELSKYTTKFMPTLFNQDEGEKDGRSGNKGVEPEALTIGKVGSNIYAFVGLERQNAIVIYDITNPAEAKFVKYIVTENEGDISPEGMSFVEAENSPTNKPLLMVAFEVSGSTAVYEIK, from the coding sequence ATGAAAAAAACATATTTGAGTATAAGTTTATGTGCTTTATTAGCGACATTTACCTTTAGTGGCTGTGGAAGTAGTTCTTCATCATCTGATGATAATACTACTACAACTAGTACAGGAACATTACAGTTAAATCCTTATCTTGCCAATGTAGAATATATGTGTGGTAATAATACAGGAATAACAAATAATAATGGAGAGTTTACTTATAAAGATGGTAATACCTGTACCTTTGAAATTGGAGGAGTAAGTTTATCATCAAGTGCTAGCTCAAATATTACAATAGATGAAATTGCTAATCAAAATGAAAATATTTCTAGTGAGGCATTAGCAACATATTTAATTGCAAAAATGTCTTTAAAAACGGGACAATCATATGATGTTAATAGCTTACCAGAAGTATTTGAATTACCAGATGACATAAAAGGTAGTGCTTCTAATGCTTTATCTTTTAAGTCAATTGATTCCTTAAGAACTTCATTAAATGATGAAGCTTTATTAGAAAAAATTGATTCAATAAGATATAGTGTTGCTTCAAAATTTGCAAAAAAAGTTTCAGTTAGTTTTGAAGAAATAGCTACTCCCATAACTGATGAAGAAAAACTAACACAGCAAGCATCAAAAAAAGTATATGTAAATGGACAAGAACAATCAATAGCATATACTACAATTATGAGAACAGGTTATTCTGATAATGGTGAGATTTTAGGACAATCAAAAGATTATCAAGATAATTTAATTACTTTTGATGATGGAAGTCCATATATTTGTAATGGAACAAATGATGGTCAAGGTTCAGGAATGGACTTTACTTCTTTACATAATGTAGATGGAAAACTTTATGTTATTTCTCAATATGAGTGTGCTTTAGGTTCATATTATATGCTAGAGTTAGAACAAGATTCTTCAACAGGAAAATTAACACCAAAAGCAAATACTTTACAATATGTATCTCAAAAAGATGAATTTGGAGGATGGGTTCATTGTGCTGGACAAAAAACTCCTTGGAATTCTCATTTAAGTTCAGAAGAGTATGAACCAGATACTAAGCAAGTAGAAGCAGGGGCAAACCCTGAAACTGGATTAGTAGGAGATGGTTATTATGATGATGTTCTTACAAAGTTTTGGAAAGGTGATGCAAGCAAAATTTCATCATATTACTATGGATGGACACCAGAAGTTAAAATAGAAAATGGTAAACCAGTTTATAGTAAACACTATTCTATGGGAAGATTTTCCCATGAATTATCTTATGTAATGCCTGATAAAAGAACTGTTTATATGAGTGATGATGGTACAAATGTTGGTTTATTTATGTTTGTTGCTGATAAAGAAGAGGATTTAACAGCAGGAACACTTTATGCAGCAAAATGGAATCAAACATCGGAAAATGGAGTGGGAACAGGAACAGCAGATCTTGAATGGGTAAATTTAGGTCATGCCACAAATGATGAGATTAGAAATATAATAGACCCTGATGGAAATATTGCAACAAATGATGCACCGAAGTTTACAGATATCTTTGATGAAGTTGCTCCAACAAATGGTGAGTGTGCTACAGGCTATACTTCAATATCTGCAAATGGAATAGGGCAAGAGTGTTTAAAAATAAAAGAAGGTATGGAAAAAGCTGCCTCAAGACTAGAAGTAAGAAGATATGCTGCAATGAAAGGTGCAACAACAGAATTTAGAAAAGAAGAAGGAATTACTTTTGATAAAAACTCAGGAACATTATATGTTGCAATGAGTGAAGTAAGAAAAGGTATGGAAGATAACAGTTCAAATGATGAAGGTGGACCTAATCATATTCGAGTTGAAGCAAATAAATGTGGAGCTGTTTATGGACTTGATATAAGTACTGATACTTCTGATTCTTCGGGTAAAGATATCAACTCTGATTATGTAGTAAAAAATATGTATTCTATTTTACAAGGTACAGAAATGACTTATTCTGATGACTCTATTTATGCAGGTAATACTTGTGATGTAAATGGAATCTCTAATCCTGATAATGTTTCATTTTTAGAAAACTCAAATACTTTGATTATAGGAGAAGATACTGGAAGTCACAAAAACAATGTTGTATGGGCATATAATATTAAAACAAAAGAATTAACTAGAACATTTACAACTCCATTAGGAGCAGAGACTACATCTCCATTTTGGTACGCAGATTTAAAAGATGGATATGGATATCTAGGAGTAGTAACTCAACATCCAAGTCTTGAATCAACTGATGGTGGAGAATCAGCTTTTGGTTATGTGGGACCTTTTAAAAATTTAACGCAAGTAAGTGATTCAACATCAATTAGTTCTATTACAAAAATAGCTACATATAAAACTCAAAAAGAAGGTGGAACTGAAATAGTAGCCTTTGATAAAGATTCTAAAAAAATGTTTACTACAAATGGTGCTGATAATACTTTAGATATTACACCAATAACATATAATAATGATGAAATGAGTTTAGGAACTGTAAATTCAATTGATTTGTCTCCTTATGGAGCTGGCGTACAAAGTGTTGCAGTAAAAAAATCAAAAGTTGCAGTTGCTATTGGTTCTTCAAATAAAGTAGAAGAAAAAGGAAAAGTAGTTGTATTTGATACAAATGGTTCTTTGATTTCTCAAACACAAGTGGGATATTTACCTGATATGGTTACTTTTAATGAAGAAGGAACAAAAGTAATTGTTGCAAATGAAGGTGAACCAAGTGCAAAGACTGGTATTTATATTGATGTTGTAGGTTCTGTTGGTGTTATCACTTTAGAAAATGCAGATTCTGAAAATAATACAAATGGATATGCAGAAGTTGATTTTGGTAGTGCAAGCTTAACTAATGCAAATGATGGTACTCCTGTTAGATTAGGCGGTACACCAAGTAATGACAAAGCTTTAGATATAGAACCTGAATATATTACAGTTTCAGGAGAATATGCTTATGTAACTTTACAAGAAAATAATGCAATTGCAAAAGTTGATATTTCATCAGAAACTCCAACTATAGAATTAGTAAAATCACTTGGAGCAAAAGATTATTCAAGTGAAAATACAATAGACATAGAAGAAGAGGGTGAAACTTTACTTAAAAATTATAAAGGTTTATACGGTCTTTATATGCCAGATTCAATTGCTTCATATGAAGTAAATGGAAAAACATATTTAGTTACAGCTAATGAAGGTGATGGTAGAGAATATTGTTCAGATGAAGACCCTGATTGTGATAATCCAGTATTCATTGATGAGGCAAAGATTAAGAAACTTGATTTATCTTCAGATATTGCTTCAGCTTATGAAAATGAAAATGATCTAAAAGTTATTACAGATATGGGTGATACAAATTCTGATGGTACTTATGAAAAGTTATATGCTTTTGGTGCAAGAAGTTTCACAATTTGGGATGAAAATGCAAACTTAATTTGGGATAGTAAAGATGAATTATCGAAATACACTACAAAATTTATGCCAACTTTATTTAATCAAGATGAAGGTGAAAAAGATGGTAGAAGTGGAAACAAAGGTGTTGAGCCAGAAGCTTTAACTATAGGAAAAGTTGGTTCAAATATCTATGCTTTTGTAGGCTTAGAAAGACAAAATGCAATTGTTATATATGATATTACAAATCCTGCTGAAGCTAAATTTGTTAAATACATAGTAACTGAAAATGAAGGAGATATTTCTCCTGAAGGTATGAGCTTTGTTGAAGCAGAAAATTCACCTACAAATAAGCCATTATTAATGGTTGCTTTTGAAGTTAGTGGTTCAACAGCAGTATATGAAATTAAATAA